The DNA segment TGTCTTATTATTGAACACTTGATATAAATCAAATACTGTTTTGTTCACCAGTCTTTACTTGAGAATGTTATAATGCTATTCTAATACTATTGTAACATTGATTCTGGATACGTTGAGTAGTTCTTTAAACATTACAATTTGCTTTAACGGTTTTAGCCTAAATAATTTGCAAGATGGCTAGCCCTTAAAAATAGTTTTTGGGATTACAGCTCATTTGTGAGAGGTGTATTCAGTTGCAGTTTGATTACTATGGCTTTGAAGGGGTACACCaagcagaaaaacaaaacaaattcaCCATACTACTTAGAGAACATTCTTGAGACCAATGAGCATCCAGAGGATCACAGAGAATATGTGATGTTCCACGGCACCACAAAAGAGGCTACAGAGTTGATAAAGAAGAATGGTTTCACACCATCAAGAGAAGAACTTGGGCCTGGTGTGTATGTCAGTCGAGACATCGGGAAAGCAATTAAATACCCCCTTGGTGTTTCCAACAATAAGAGAAGAGTACTAAAAGTCAGAGTGGATGTAGGGAAGGTTAAAATCATCGATCAACAGAACCACCCCATGCAGGAGACCTGGCATACCGAGCATGGATATGACACCGCCTGGGTTCCCCCAGGGGTCAGTATGGTGCTGAGCAACCAACAGGGGAACTGTGTCTACGACCCAAAGAGAATCAAAGTCATGCAGGTCATGAAAGTGAAAGAAAACAACATGTAAGTATAAAATAAACTGTTGTAAAGCACTGCTAACTTTCTCTTGGTTTTACCTGTCATGAACAATTGAACTTCACAGCAGTCAATTGTGTTTTGAGCTTTCCAATGGCATTGTTTTATAGTCTATTTGTGGAGGGCTTACAAATTCGTTTGAGATATTTTGCCTCAAATTGAAAATACTGCAACTGTAGAAGGTTGTACTTTTATCACATTTCTGCAAAAACTGTCTCCCTGTCTTACAGATCTAGACACCGTCATCTTCAGAATGGAGTCACCCCTGAGGACAGCCACGTCTACGTGATGTATCATGGGACATCAAAACAGGCTGCAGTAGAAATACAGAGACATGGCTTCACACCATCCACAGATGGTATGCTTGGTGCAGGTGTCTATGTCAGTCGAGACATCAGAAAAGCAATTAAATACCCCATTGGTGCCGATGACTCAGACAGGATGGTTCTGAAAGTAAAGGTGGATGTTGGCAAGGTTAAGATCATTGATGTGCAGGGTCACGACAGGCAATACGACTGGCACACACATGGGTATGACACTGCCTGGGTTCCACCTGGTGTTGACATGGTGCCAAGCAACCAACAGGAGAACTGTGTCTACGACCCAAAGAGAATCAAAGTCATGGCATTGCTGAAAGTGGCCATCTTGAAAAAGTATGTAATATTGAACTTCTCTCACCAATCACTAGATGGAAGTTTTCATTTTCCTAGAAGGCTTGCACTTGAAATATGAACTCCACTACTTGCAGGTTCTAACATGTTGTATTTGTTTCTCTATCCTCAGGTTAAACCCGTCACTGGAGGTTGAGTCTTGAAGGTGTATTCAAGGAGCATTACACTTCATGTTCATCGAGATAAGAGGATGTAGCATGCTGCTATAGCTACACATTCAATATTGCATAGGAAGAAGCTATATTTTGCCAAAGGCTTACTGATTATTGGCACTATTCCTACTGTATATGCAATTAATATAACCTTTTTTAAAACGATTC comes from the Salmo trutta chromosome 4, fSalTru1.1, whole genome shotgun sequence genome and includes:
- the LOC115191704 gene encoding uncharacterized protein LOC115191704; protein product: MALKGYTKQKNKTNSPYYLENILETNEHPEDHREYVMFHGTTKEATELIKKNGFTPSREELGPGVYVSRDIGKAIKYPLGVSNNKRRVLKVRVDVGKVKIIDQQNHPMQETWHTEHGYDTAWVPPGVSMVLSNQQGNCVYDPKRIKVMQVMKVKENNISRHRHLQNGVTPEDSHVYVMYHGTSKQAAVEIQRHGFTPSTDGMLGAGVYVSRDIRKAIKYPIGADDSDRMVLKVKVDVGKVKIIDVQGHDRQYDWHTHGYDTAWVPPGVDMVPSNQQENCVYDPKRIKVMALLKVAILKKLNPSLEVES